Proteins co-encoded in one Stutzerimonas stutzeri genomic window:
- a CDS encoding MFS transporter, with the protein MSTDSLDGAHLKRGTPAYRRATLALFCAGFATFAILYCVQPLLPLLASHFSVSAASSSLALSLTTLSLAVCLLVSGGLAESWGRKRVMGLALGLACLLGVACAAVESWTLLLVLRALLGLALSGLPALAMAYVGEEFDPESLPAAMGLYIGGTALGGLLGRLLSGLLSDIGGWQLALGGIAGLGMVALGSFVWLLPPSRHFKAQPLSLQGLLANFARHLSNPVLRALFLQAFLLMGGFVALFNYIGFRLAAAPFSLSSTVIGLLFVVYLAGIFSAGWAGRLVPRFGARTVLQAGVGLMLLGVGLCATPWLVAIVIGLGLFTLGFFAAHAVASGQVGIHAKGAKAQASALYLCAYYLGSSVVGYAAGYVWEQAGWLPLMAVLAALFVVAAWRARSL; encoded by the coding sequence ATGTCGACTGATTCGCTCGATGGCGCCCACCTCAAGCGCGGAACGCCCGCCTATCGCCGGGCAACGCTGGCGTTGTTCTGTGCCGGTTTCGCTACCTTCGCCATCCTTTATTGTGTGCAGCCGCTGCTGCCCTTGCTGGCCTCGCATTTCTCGGTTTCGGCGGCCAGCAGCAGCCTGGCGTTGTCATTGACCACCTTGTCCCTCGCCGTGTGCCTGCTGGTCTCCGGTGGTCTGGCGGAGAGCTGGGGGCGCAAACGGGTCATGGGGCTTGCGTTGGGGTTGGCCTGCCTGCTTGGAGTGGCCTGCGCCGCGGTGGAATCCTGGACGCTGCTGCTGGTGCTGAGGGCGCTGCTGGGGCTCGCGCTCAGCGGATTGCCTGCCCTGGCGATGGCTTATGTCGGCGAGGAATTCGATCCCGAATCGCTTCCTGCCGCGATGGGCTTGTACATCGGCGGGACGGCGCTCGGCGGGCTGTTGGGGCGGTTGTTGTCCGGGCTGCTGAGCGATATCGGCGGCTGGCAACTCGCCCTGGGCGGGATTGCCGGCCTCGGGATGGTGGCACTTGGTTCGTTCGTCTGGTTGCTGCCGCCCTCGCGGCATTTCAAGGCGCAACCCTTATCGCTGCAAGGGCTGCTCGCCAACTTCGCTCGACATCTGAGCAATCCCGTTCTGCGCGCACTGTTCCTGCAGGCGTTTCTGCTGATGGGTGGCTTCGTTGCCCTGTTCAATTACATCGGCTTCCGCCTGGCGGCGGCGCCGTTCAGCCTGTCATCGACGGTGATCGGCTTGCTGTTCGTCGTCTATCTGGCCGGCATCTTCAGTGCCGGTTGGGCAGGGCGTCTGGTACCGCGATTCGGGGCCAGGACCGTACTCCAGGCGGGTGTCGGTCTGATGCTGCTAGGAGTTGGGTTGTGCGCCACCCCGTGGTTGGTGGCTATCGTCATCGGTCTGGGGTTGTTCACGCTGGGTTTCTTCGCCGCGCACGCGGTAGCCAGCGGGCAGGTCGGCATTCATGCCAAGGGGGCCAAGGCGCAGGCTTCGGCGCTGTATCTGTGTGCCTACTACCTGGGGTCCAGCGTGGTGGGCTATGCCGCGGGCTATGTCTGGGAACAGGCCGGCTGGCTGCCGCTGATGGCGGTGCTCGCAGCGTTGTTCGTAGTTGCCGCCTGGCGGGCCCGATCCCTGTGA
- a CDS encoding SprT family zinc-dependent metalloprotease — MPEQLHARVEACYQLAETFFNRRFERPQISFKLRGQKAGVAHLHSNLLRFNAQLYRENREHFLKQTVAHEVAHLVAHQMFGGGIRPHGEEWQLIMRGVYELVPDRCHTYEVSRRPVSRYIYRCACSGQDFPFTAQRHALVRKGRRYFCRSCRTTLVFSGEHRLE, encoded by the coding sequence ATGCCCGAACAGCTTCACGCCCGTGTTGAGGCCTGCTACCAACTGGCTGAAACCTTTTTCAATCGACGCTTCGAACGCCCGCAAATCAGCTTCAAGCTACGCGGGCAGAAAGCCGGCGTCGCGCACCTCCATTCCAACCTGTTGCGGTTCAACGCCCAGCTGTACCGAGAAAATCGCGAGCACTTCCTCAAGCAGACCGTCGCTCACGAAGTGGCCCACCTGGTCGCGCATCAGATGTTCGGTGGCGGGATTCGGCCGCATGGCGAGGAGTGGCAACTGATAATGCGCGGCGTCTACGAGCTGGTGCCTGATCGCTGCCATACCTATGAAGTCAGCCGTCGCCCGGTCAGTCGCTATATCTACCGCTGTGCCTGCAGCGGTCAGGATTTTCCCTTCACCGCGCAGCGGCATGCACTGGTGCGTAAAGGACGGCGTTATTTCTGTCGTAGCTGCCGTACGACGCTGGTGTTCAGCGGCGAGCATCGGCTCGAATAG
- a CDS encoding Yip1 family protein, translating to MTPEFISLFTRPDRAWETIRQKEDAHSLHYLMHLLSLALIPSVCLFIGVTLVGWSLVDAERVRLDFASAFQLCLLLYVTIVIGTAIMGVFVHWMARAFDVRPNLNQCIGFVAYVITPFLVAGVTGLYPNRWFAAIVLLIAGIYSTYLLFTGLPAFMRQRHSQSFLYASSIWGVALLVLVSVLVSMISFWTFSLEPNYERTVQQNQSYGIQEERPQEEPGSR from the coding sequence ATGACCCCAGAATTCATCAGCTTGTTCACCCGGCCGGATCGCGCCTGGGAAACCATTCGCCAGAAAGAGGACGCCCATAGCCTGCACTACCTGATGCACCTGCTGTCGCTGGCCTTGATTCCCAGCGTCTGCCTGTTCATCGGGGTTACGTTGGTGGGCTGGAGCCTGGTGGATGCGGAGCGGGTCAGACTCGATTTCGCCAGTGCCTTTCAACTGTGCCTGCTGTTGTACGTCACCATCGTCATCGGCACGGCCATCATGGGCGTCTTCGTACACTGGATGGCGCGCGCCTTCGATGTGCGTCCGAACCTGAACCAGTGCATCGGCTTCGTCGCGTACGTGATCACGCCATTTCTCGTCGCCGGTGTAACCGGCCTGTACCCGAATCGCTGGTTTGCTGCCATCGTCCTGCTGATCGCCGGCATCTACTCCACCTACCTCCTGTTCACTGGCCTGCCCGCCTTCATGCGCCAGCGGCACTCGCAGAGTTTTCTGTACGCCAGCTCGATCTGGGGCGTCGCGTTGCTCGTGCTGGTGTCCGTGCTGGTCAGCATGATCTCGTTTTGGACGTTTTCGCTCGAACCGAACTACGAGCGGACCGTGCAGCAGAACCAGAGCTACGGTATCCAGGAGGAGCGTCCGCAGGAGGAACCCGGCAGTCGCTGA
- a CDS encoding Yip1 family protein encodes MINHVWGLFAHPGQEWQEITGEERKVGHLHLGEVMVLAAIPAISAFIGTTQVGWSIGGGEAVKLTEGSAMQLTLLSYLAMLAGVAVMGAFIHWMSRTYDASPTLVQCIVFAAYTATPLFVGGLAALYPHIWLGMIVGTAAICYTAYLLYVGLPTFMNIPSDEGFLFSSSILAVGLVVLVAIIALSVIMWGMGVGPMYVR; translated from the coding sequence ATGATCAATCACGTTTGGGGACTCTTTGCTCACCCTGGCCAGGAATGGCAGGAAATCACTGGAGAAGAACGCAAGGTTGGCCACCTGCACCTCGGAGAGGTCATGGTGCTGGCAGCAATACCCGCCATATCGGCATTCATTGGCACTACCCAGGTCGGTTGGAGCATCGGCGGCGGCGAAGCGGTGAAGCTTACCGAAGGCAGCGCAATGCAACTCACCCTGCTCTCCTACCTCGCGATGCTCGCGGGCGTCGCGGTCATGGGTGCTTTCATTCACTGGATGTCACGCACCTACGATGCCAGCCCGACCCTGGTGCAGTGCATCGTGTTCGCGGCCTACACGGCTACGCCGCTGTTCGTCGGCGGGCTGGCGGCGCTCTATCCGCACATCTGGCTGGGGATGATCGTCGGTACGGCGGCCATCTGCTATACCGCTTATCTGCTCTATGTCGGCTTACCGACGTTCATGAACATCCCATCGGATGAGGGCTTTCTGTTCTCAAGCTCGATTCTGGCGGTCGGCCTGGTCGTCCTGGTCGCCATCATTGCGCTGTCGGTGATCATGTGGGGGATGGGCGTCGGCCCGATGTACGTCCGCTAA
- a CDS encoding DNA-J related domain-containing protein: MNEDLEPQMDLAEQIFVLLREQPEGCSEYQLIQQLKARHSTHIPNLPLLDKLVLYRTHFLVFNALYRLRDQLWGEASHSLQISPLSISLQPYVAGASGIVENDPLREYYLDMSNLRDTDEAEVERLLASFWSRMRGDQVETSGGWDPEQKRAALELFELDRDAASLTLHVIKRRYRQLVSIHHPDRGGSTARLQSINLAMEILERYYR; the protein is encoded by the coding sequence ATGAACGAAGACCTCGAACCACAGATGGATCTGGCCGAGCAGATATTCGTATTGCTGCGAGAACAGCCGGAGGGCTGCAGCGAATACCAGCTGATTCAGCAGCTCAAGGCCCGCCACAGCACGCACATCCCCAACCTGCCGTTACTCGACAAGCTGGTGCTGTATCGCACGCATTTTCTGGTCTTCAACGCGCTATACCGGCTTCGCGATCAGTTGTGGGGCGAAGCCAGCCACAGCCTGCAGATCTCTCCGCTGAGCATAAGCCTGCAGCCCTACGTAGCCGGCGCCAGTGGCATCGTCGAAAACGATCCGCTGCGCGAGTACTACCTGGACATGAGCAACCTGCGCGATACCGACGAGGCGGAAGTGGAACGCCTGCTGGCCAGCTTCTGGTCGAGGATGCGCGGCGATCAGGTCGAGACGAGTGGCGGCTGGGACCCGGAACAGAAACGCGCAGCCCTGGAACTGTTCGAGCTGGATCGCGACGCCGCGTCGTTGACGCTGCACGTCATCAAACGCCGCTATCGCCAGTTGGTCAGCATTCATCATCCGGATCGGGGCGGCAGTACGGCGCGGCTGCAATCGATCAATCTGGCAATGGAAATATTGGAACGCTATTACCGCTGA
- the ttcA gene encoding tRNA 2-thiocytidine(32) synthetase TtcA, with the protein MGNLSVNQNKLQKRLRRLAGEAVTDFNMIEEGDKVMVCLSGGKDSYTMLDVLLYLQKVAPIKFEIVAVNMDQKQPGFPEHVLPAYLESIGVEYHIVEKDTYSVVKEKIPEGKTTCSLCSRLRRGTLYTFADEIGATKMALGHHRDDILETFFLNMFYGGTLKAMPPKLLSDDGRNVVIRPLAYCSEADIEAYSQMKAFPIIPCNLCGSQENLQRQVVKEMLQEWERKSPGRVEIMFRALQNVVPSQLADRNLFDFASLRIDNDATPRFVDVMSL; encoded by the coding sequence ATGGGCAACCTTTCGGTCAACCAGAACAAACTGCAGAAGCGCCTGCGCCGCCTTGCCGGCGAGGCGGTCACCGATTTCAACATGATCGAAGAGGGCGACAAGGTCATGGTTTGCCTGTCCGGCGGCAAGGACAGCTACACCATGCTCGACGTCCTGCTGTACCTGCAGAAGGTCGCGCCCATCAAGTTCGAAATCGTCGCGGTCAACATGGACCAGAAGCAGCCGGGCTTCCCCGAGCACGTGCTGCCGGCCTACCTCGAATCGATCGGCGTCGAGTATCACATCGTCGAGAAGGACACCTACTCGGTGGTCAAGGAGAAGATCCCGGAAGGCAAGACCACCTGTTCGCTGTGCTCGCGCCTGCGTCGCGGCACGCTCTATACCTTTGCTGACGAAATCGGCGCGACCAAGATGGCCCTAGGGCACCATCGCGACGATATCCTCGAAACCTTCTTCCTCAACATGTTCTACGGCGGCACGCTCAAGGCCATGCCGCCCAAGCTGCTCTCCGATGATGGCCGTAACGTGGTGATTCGCCCGCTGGCCTATTGCAGCGAAGCCGACATCGAAGCCTATTCGCAGATGAAGGCATTCCCGATCATCCCCTGCAACCTCTGTGGCTCGCAGGAGAACCTGCAGCGCCAGGTAGTCAAGGAGATGCTGCAGGAGTGGGAGCGCAAGTCGCCGGGTCGCGTCGAGATCATGTTCCGCGCGCTGCAGAATGTGGTGCCCTCGCAATTGGCTGACCGCAACCTCTTCGACTTCGCCAGCCTGCGCATCGACAACGATGCCACGCCGCGTTTTGTCGACGTGATGAGCCTGTAA
- a CDS encoding 3-deoxy-7-phosphoheptulonate synthase, whose protein sequence is MNASTSASRAIDTPVASPARRSAQPLPSPAVLRQRLPLDAILADRIQTDRDAIRAILDGRDPRLLVVVGPCSLHDPAAALEYAERLAELAPQVDDQLLLVMRAYVEKPRTTIGWKGLVYDPHLDGSGDMAEGLHLSRRLMLDILERGLPIATELLQPLAAGYFDDLLGWAAIGARTSESQIHRELVSGLDLPVGFKNGTDGSLGVACDAMRSAEHAHRHFGIDDLGHPALLQTRGNPDVHLVLRGGHAGPNHDPQSVAIARAALQRQGIAPRIMVDCSHANSGKDPRRQPDVLDSVIDQRLAGESSLRGVMLESHLFDGCQPLSGELRYGVSVTDGCLGWKATAQALRQAADRLRR, encoded by the coding sequence ATGAACGCATCCACTTCCGCTTCCCGTGCCATCGATACCCCCGTTGCCAGCCCTGCCCGACGCAGCGCTCAACCCCTGCCCAGCCCCGCCGTCTTGCGCCAGCGCCTGCCTCTTGACGCCATTCTTGCTGACCGCATCCAGACCGATCGCGACGCTATTCGCGCCATCCTCGACGGCCGCGACCCGCGCCTGCTGGTCGTGGTCGGACCCTGTTCGCTGCACGATCCGGCCGCTGCGCTTGAATACGCCGAGCGCCTTGCCGAGCTGGCGCCTCAGGTCGACGATCAATTACTGCTGGTCATGCGCGCTTATGTCGAAAAACCACGCACGACCATCGGCTGGAAAGGGCTGGTCTACGACCCTCATCTCGACGGTAGCGGCGACATGGCCGAGGGGCTGCACCTGTCGCGGCGGTTGATGCTGGATATTCTCGAGCGTGGCCTGCCGATCGCGACCGAACTGCTCCAGCCGCTGGCAGCGGGCTATTTCGATGATCTGTTGGGCTGGGCGGCGATCGGCGCACGAACCAGTGAATCGCAGATCCATCGCGAGCTGGTCAGTGGCTTGGATCTGCCGGTAGGCTTCAAGAACGGCACCGACGGCAGCCTGGGGGTCGCTTGCGATGCCATGCGGTCGGCCGAGCACGCGCATCGTCACTTTGGCATCGATGATCTCGGCCACCCGGCCCTGTTGCAGACCCGTGGCAACCCGGACGTTCACCTGGTGCTGCGTGGCGGGCACGCCGGCCCGAATCACGATCCGCAAAGCGTTGCGATCGCGCGGGCCGCATTGCAACGCCAGGGTATCGCGCCGCGGATCATGGTCGATTGCAGTCATGCCAACAGCGGCAAGGACCCGCGCCGCCAGCCGGACGTGCTCGACTCGGTGATCGATCAGCGCCTGGCGGGCGAGTCCAGCCTGCGCGGGGTCATGCTCGAAAGCCATCTGTTCGACGGGTGTCAGCCACTGTCCGGTGAGTTGCGCTATGGCGTATCGGTGACCGATGGCTGCCTGGGCTGGAAGGCTACCGCGCAGGCGCTGCGTCAGGCCGCAGACCGGCTGCGCCGCTAA
- a CDS encoding DNA-3-methyladenine glycosylase I, translated as MRDYKWLHEYCLNRFGSASALENRLPRPNTADELRAIPDDRYLSLISLRIFRAGLKHSLVDAKWPAFEEVFFRFDPEKLVLMGGEHIERLMQDPRIIRHLGKLKSVPRNAQFVLDVAKEHGSFGNLIADWPVTDIVGLWRYLAKKGSQLGGLSAPRLLRMAGKDTFIPSNDVVAALKAQEIVDKVPSSQRDQAAVQAAFNQWHHESGRPMCQLSAMLAFTVNH; from the coding sequence ATGCGTGACTACAAATGGCTGCACGAATACTGCCTCAACCGTTTTGGTTCGGCGTCGGCCCTGGAAAACCGGCTGCCCAGGCCGAACACCGCCGACGAACTGCGGGCCATTCCCGACGATCGCTATCTCTCGTTGATCAGTCTTCGAATCTTCCGGGCGGGGCTCAAGCACAGCCTGGTGGATGCCAAATGGCCGGCCTTCGAGGAGGTGTTCTTCCGCTTCGACCCGGAGAAGCTGGTGCTCATGGGCGGTGAGCATATCGAGCGGCTGATGCAGGACCCGCGCATCATTCGCCACCTGGGCAAGCTCAAGAGCGTGCCGCGCAACGCGCAGTTCGTCCTCGACGTGGCGAAGGAGCACGGCAGTTTCGGCAACTTGATCGCTGACTGGCCGGTGACCGATATCGTTGGGCTATGGCGCTATCTCGCCAAGAAGGGCAGCCAGCTCGGCGGCCTCTCGGCGCCACGCCTGCTGCGGATGGCCGGCAAGGACACCTTCATTCCCAGCAACGATGTCGTCGCCGCGCTCAAGGCGCAAGAAATCGTCGACAAGGTTCCCAGCAGTCAGCGTGACCAAGCGGCGGTGCAGGCTGCATTCAACCAGTGGCATCACGAGAGTGGCCGGCCGATGTGCCAGCTGTCGGCCATGCTGGCGTTCACCGTCAATCACTGA
- a CDS encoding NAD-dependent deacylase — translation MSSAVQRAAEALRQAERILFITGAGLSADSGLPTYRGVGGLYNGRTEEGLPIEMALSGPMLERDPGLCWKYLAEIGRACLAGQPNAGHVAIAELQNRKPGCWVLTQNVDGYHRAAGSPAQRLIEIHGTLAPLFCMSCGRESAELAEHLSTSLPPRCAHCRGVLRPPVVLFEEMLPQQALARLQSELQTGFDAAVAIGTSASFAYIVEPLLQVRNSGGFTAQIDPSASELSLLVDLHIAGAAADVLPHLIRHILGN, via the coding sequence ATGAGCAGCGCGGTGCAACGGGCGGCCGAAGCGCTACGGCAAGCCGAACGCATTCTCTTTATCACCGGCGCCGGGCTTTCCGCCGATTCCGGCCTGCCGACCTATCGGGGCGTTGGCGGGCTTTACAACGGGCGCACCGAAGAGGGTCTGCCGATCGAGATGGCGCTGTCCGGGCCCATGCTTGAGCGCGATCCAGGGTTGTGCTGGAAATACCTCGCCGAGATCGGGCGCGCCTGCCTGGCCGGACAACCCAACGCCGGACACGTGGCGATCGCCGAACTGCAGAACCGGAAGCCAGGTTGCTGGGTCCTGACCCAAAATGTGGACGGCTATCACCGCGCGGCCGGAAGCCCCGCGCAGCGCCTGATCGAGATTCACGGCACGCTTGCACCCTTGTTCTGCATGAGCTGCGGCCGGGAAAGCGCCGAATTGGCAGAGCATCTGTCGACGTCGCTGCCGCCACGTTGCGCCCACTGTCGCGGCGTGCTTCGACCGCCCGTGGTGTTGTTCGAGGAGATGTTGCCGCAGCAAGCGCTGGCTCGTTTGCAGAGCGAGCTGCAGACAGGCTTCGATGCGGCGGTCGCGATCGGCACCTCTGCCAGTTTCGCCTATATCGTCGAGCCCCTGTTGCAGGTGCGAAACAGCGGCGGATTTACGGCTCAGATCGACCCCAGTGCCAGCGAATTGTCGCTTTTGGTCGATCTACATATCGCCGGGGCCGCCGCTGACGTTTTGCCGCACCTCATTCGTCACATTTTGGGCAATTGA
- a CDS encoding C40 family peptidase, whose protein sequence is MRRSLTSLLPVSLVLLLTACVSQPEQTEAPIVPKGFAFSFPAELPDAETDAQADSSEPTEQQLRELADEQSYELPALADSVLELGFKLVGTPYRYGGSSTKTGFDCSGFVGFLFRKEAGIDLPRSTREMINLDAPKVARRDLEPGDVVFFNNRGRGRVTHAGIYIGNDQFIHSASRRSGGVRVDSLDEAYWRSSFIQAKRILALAHDSSAVPTHH, encoded by the coding sequence ATGCGACGAAGCCTTACATCACTGCTGCCCGTATCGCTCGTTCTGTTGTTGACCGCCTGCGTCAGTCAGCCCGAGCAGACCGAAGCCCCAATCGTCCCGAAGGGTTTCGCCTTCAGTTTCCCTGCCGAGCTGCCGGACGCGGAGACCGATGCCCAAGCCGATTCCAGCGAGCCTACCGAACAACAGCTGCGAGAGCTCGCTGACGAACAAAGCTACGAACTCCCCGCGCTGGCCGACAGCGTGCTGGAGCTCGGCTTCAAGCTGGTTGGCACCCCATATCGCTACGGTGGCAGTTCGACCAAGACAGGCTTTGACTGTAGCGGCTTCGTGGGCTTCCTGTTCCGCAAGGAAGCTGGCATCGACCTGCCGCGCTCGACCCGCGAGATGATCAATCTGGACGCACCCAAGGTCGCGCGCAGGGATCTCGAGCCAGGCGACGTGGTGTTCTTCAACAATCGTGGCCGCGGGCGGGTCACTCACGCCGGCATCTACATCGGCAATGACCAGTTCATCCACTCGGCCAGCCGCCGCAGTGGCGGCGTGCGTGTCGATAGCCTGGACGAGGCCTACTGGCGTTCCAGCTTCATACAGGCCAAGCGGATTCTGGCGCTTGCCCACGATTCCAGTGCCGTGCCCACTCATCACTGA
- a CDS encoding C40 family peptidase, whose amino-acid sequence MLLLARFLTVLVTAVLVTACSSRAPVEPTVVAPRPVQQYSGTAEDVLFTALGLVGTPYRYGGNTPDGGFDCSGLIGYVYRGAAGVALPRTTREMNAMHGLTVKRDALKSGDLLFFATSGGRQVSHAGIYVGEGRFVHAPSTGGTVRLDSLSNRYWQKSYLSAKRVLDSERLARNP is encoded by the coding sequence ATGCTTCTTCTGGCCCGATTCCTGACCGTCTTGGTGACCGCCGTTCTGGTAACCGCTTGTTCCAGCAGGGCGCCGGTCGAGCCGACGGTCGTCGCGCCCCGGCCGGTGCAGCAGTATTCCGGAACCGCCGAAGATGTGCTGTTCACCGCCTTGGGGCTGGTCGGCACCCCTTATCGCTACGGCGGCAATACACCCGACGGTGGCTTCGATTGCAGCGGGTTGATCGGCTATGTCTACCGCGGTGCGGCAGGCGTCGCGCTACCGCGAACCACTCGTGAAATGAATGCGATGCACGGTCTGACGGTAAAGCGCGACGCGTTGAAATCCGGCGACTTGCTGTTCTTCGCCACCAGTGGCGGACGCCAGGTCAGCCATGCCGGCATCTATGTGGGCGAAGGGCGTTTCGTCCATGCGCCATCGACTGGCGGAACCGTACGCCTGGATAGTCTTTCCAACCGTTATTGGCAAAAAAGCTATCTCAGCGCCAAGCGCGTTCTCGATAGCGAGCGCCTCGCGCGCAATCCGTAG